From the genome of Alcanivorax sp.:
TTCAGGACGAGGAAGGTCGCAAGGTGGGCCGCAAGGAAAAGGCCGAGTTGAAGGAGCAGATCACCTTCGAACTGATGCCCCGTGCTTTTACCCGTTCCCGCCGGACCAACCTGCTGATCGATATCGAGTGCAAGCGGGTGCTGGTGGATGCGTCTTCCGCTACCCGTGCTGAAGAAGTGGTGGCGTGCCTGCGCAAGGCCATCGGCACCCTGCCGGTGGCGTATCCGGCTCCCAACTCGGCCCCTTACACCAGCTTCAGTAACTGGCTGCGTGACACCAAGCTATTGCCGGAAGGCTTTACCCTGGGGGATCGCTGTGAGCTGAAAGGCACCAAGGACGAAGGCGCGGCAGTGAAATTCACCGCCGTGGATCTGGGCCAGGAAGAAATTCTCGCCCACCTGGAAACCGGCATGGTGGTGACCCGTATCAACCTGGCCTGGCAGGACAATCTGGAGCTGGATGTGAATGACAAGCTGGAGATCAAGCGCATCAAGGCGCTGGATCTGCTACAGGAAAATATCGACAGCCTGGATGCGGAGGACGCCGTGGCTGAACTGGAAGCACGCATCAGTCTGCAGGGTAATGTACTGCGTGAGGCGCTGGACGGGATGTTGGGGTACTTCGAGGTGAATCCGGCGTAACGGCAGGTACAAGCTTCAAGCTGCAACGCGGCATCGAGGTTTGATTGGGCTGCATTGACGAGGCCGCGTCCGGAATCCGGGCGCGGCCTCGGTCGTTATTCAGAGGCTTCCTAGTCGTGGATGTCCTCGTCGTCGTCCTCTTCCTTGTGCTGCTTCACCGTTGATTCTTCGGTGCACGTGGGGTTGTGGAGGAAGGTTTCGGTCACATCCAGATACCCCAGATGAGACAGGGTGCGGCGGCCCAGCAATACCGGATAGTTCATGTCGGAGCGGTCGTTGAGGGTGAACTGCTCTTCATAGAGGGTGTCGCCCATGCATAGCTGCATCAGCACCACCGGGCGTCGCTCCTCGCCACCGGCACCACGAATCAGTACCCGACGGAAGCGGGGTTTTTCGAAGGTCTTCGCGACCATTTTACCGCTGTCCAGGTCTTTCACGTTCACGGTGAAGCGCACCCACTTCTCACCGTCGCGCTCAAAGGTTTGCACATCGATGGCGTGTAGTGAGGAGGTCAGGGCCCCGCTATCCAGCTTGGCTTTGAGCTTTACGCCCCAGGGCAGCAGTGTGGTGTGTTCCACCCAGCCGTAAACATTCTTGGGCTCCACGGCCTTGCGCGCCATGGCCTGGCTGGTGCCGCACAGCAGGAGCAGGGAAGTCAGGGCAATCAGGGTTTTCTGCATGAGGTCCTCTTTACTGGCTTGTTGCTGGTGTCTGTGACCGCGCTCAGGCCGGTGTGTTCGGTTGGGCCAATCGTCAATCGTGGTATTTAACGGTTTTTTGCACAGGGTACCATTCCTGCTGATCTGGACGAACGTGGAGCAGCACCATGACCGAAAAACTGTCGCCACCGGCCTTGCGCCTGTTGCTGGGCGAAAGCCGCGCCCTGCTGGCCTATGGCCGTTATCTGGTGAAGGGGCTGGAGCACCGCCAGCTGCCTGCCGGTAATGGCGAGCCCGTGCTGGTGCTGCCTGGCTTTGGCGCCAGTGATGTGAGTACCCGCCCCCTGCGTCGTAGCCTTAGCCGCCTGGGTTACAGCAGTTATGGCTGGGCCCAGGGCACCAATACCGGCATGAATAACAAGCGACGCGGGTTGCTGGCGTCTCAGCTGCAGGCGATTCAGGCCCGCCATGGCCAGCCGGTGGCGTTGGTGGGGTGGAGTCTGGGTGGGGTGTTTGCCCGGGAGTTGGCGCGGGCCTTTCCCGAACATGTGAGCCGGGTGTTTACCCTGGGCAGCCCGATCAATCATGATCCGGATGCCAACAATGTGAGTGCCCTGTTCCGGTGGCTCAATCCGCAGCACAACCCGGACCTGGATGCTTTCCGTGAGCGCATCGCGGCGCCCCCGGTGCCCTGTACCGCCATTTATACCCGTGACGATGGCATTGTGAGTTGGCAGTGCTGTCTGGAAAATGAAGGGCCGCTAACCGATAACGTGGAAGTGGCGGGCACCCATGTGGGGCTGCCCTGGAACCCCCAGGTGCTGGCGGCCATCGCCGAGCGTCTGGCAAGAGGAGCATGAAGTGAGCGAGATCAAACCCGGCCGTTACCGTCATTACAAGGGGAACGATTATCAGGTGATTGGCACTGCCACTCATTCGGAAACCGAAGAAACCCTGGTGGTCTATTTCCCGCTCTACGGCGATCGGGCGCTGTGGGTCAGGCCGCTGAGCATGTTCATCGAGACGGTGGAGAAGGAGGGGGAAGTCATTCCGCGGTTTGCGTGGGTGGGGGAGTGAGTTCAAAGTTGAAAGTTCAAAGTTAAAAAGGCGCGAGACGGGTTTTGCCGTTCTGGACCTCTGTGCCCGCGCCATTACCGGAGATCGCGGGCACGGTATGGCAAAACCTGCTGCCCCGAACCGCGTTTCAACTTTAAACTTTGAACTTTCAACTCCGGCAGCTGCTACAATGCCCCCTCAACACCGGAGCCGAACCCATGTCCACCTTTGCCGAACTCAATCTCCACGAGCGCCTGGTGCGCGCCCTGTCCGAAATGGACATCACCGAGCCCACACCGGTGCAGGCGTCGGCCATTCCCGAGGCACTGGCGGGGCATGACCTGCGGGTAATTGCCCGCACCGGTAGCGGCAAGACAGCGGCCTTCCTGCTGCCCTTGCTGAATGGCCTGTTGCAGCACTCGCGCCCTCGCACCGACACCCGTGCCCTGATATTGCTGCCCACCCGCGAGCTGGCCCAGCAGACACTCAAGCAGGTTGAGGCCCTGGCCCGCTATACGTTCGTGAAAGCGGAGCTGGTCACCGGCGGTGAGGACTTCAAGGTGCAGGCGGCGAAGATGCGTAAGAATCCGGAGATCCTGATTGGCACGCCGGGGCGGCTTATCGAGCACCTGGAAGCGGGCAACCTGCTGCTGGGCGATCTGGAAGTGCTGGTGCTGGATGAATCCGACCGCATGCTGGATATGGGTTTCAGTGATGATGTGTTGCGGCTGGCGGCAGAGTGCCGCACCGAACGACAGACCCTGCTGTTCTCTGCCACCCGCGGCGGCAACGCCATGGATCGCGTGGTCGAAAATGTATTGCGTGAACCGAAGTTCCTGTTGCTGGACACGGTGCGCGATCTGAATGAATCGATCCTGCAACAGGTGATCACCGCCGACGATGTGGCCCACAAGGAACGTCTGGTGCAGTGGCTGCTGGCCCACGAAACTTATGACAAGGCGGTGATCTTTACCAATACCCGGGAACAGGCGGATCGCCTGGGCGGCGTACTGCGAGCCACCAGCCACAAGGTCTTTGTGCTGCACGGGGAGAAAGACCAGAAAGACCGCAAGCTGGCCATGGACCGGCTCAAGGATGGCGGTGTGCGGGTGCTGGTGGCCACCGATGTGGCGGCCCGTGGCATTCATGTGGAAGGGCTGGACCTGGTGATCAACTTCGACATGCCTCGCAGCGGTGATGAATATGTGCATCGTATTGGCCGCACCGGCCGGGTGGGCGGTGAAGGCACTGCGATCTCCCTGATTGCGGCCCACGAATGGAACCTGATGGCGAGCATTCAGCGCTACCTGCGTCAGCAATTCGATTTCCGCGTCATCGAGCCCTTGAAAGGCAAGTTTCTGGGGCCAAAGAAGCTCAAGTCCAATGGCAAGGCTGCGGGCAGCAAGAAGAAAAAGCTGAAGAAAAAGACGGATGCCAAGAAAGGTGGCAAGAAGCCGTTGAAGAAAAAGGCCCCCGCCAAAAAGCCCGCTGCTCGACGTAGTCAAAAGCCTGCGGCTCCGGATACCCAGGGCGGTTTCGCCACCGTAAAAAAACGCAAGAACCCTGGTCCGATTGATTAAAGCTGTTAACAGTGAATAGTGAACAGCGGCACGACAGGGCGCTGTTGTTTAAAGGCATCAGGCCACGTCCAGAATTGAGTCGAAGCCTGATGTGTTTACGGCTGCAGAACAGGGGGCGTGTTTCATCCAGTGCCATCGCTGATTCCGGCCTCCTTCAGCCAACATGTTGGCGCTCCTGCAAAGTCATCCTTTCCCCATTTATAAAACTCCGTAAAACCCCTGCTGGTTTTCACAGACGTGCAAATCAGGCAATGTCATCCTTGATATCTGTTCAATACAGGAGCTGCCTTTGCCATCGGACAGGGAGGTTTCCCTCAGCCGGCGCCCCTTGCGCCAGCCGGACGTGCTGCACTGTCCGGATTGCCATACCCGTCTGGCCCTGCCTTCAGGCAAGGGGCGAGGCAGCTGGCGTTGTCCCCGCTGTGATTGTCAGCTCAGTGGCGCCTGGCGTCTGAAACCGGATTCCCTGCTGGCCCTGTCGTTGGCAACCGCCTTTCTGTGGGTGCCCGCCCTTACCCTGCCGTTGTTACGCCTGGAGAACCTGGGGCTGGATAACAGCGCCAGCCTGCTGGACTGTATTGTGGCCCTCATGCATGGCGTCTATCTGCCCGCAGGCTTGCTGCTGTTGTTTACCCTGTTGATCATGCCGCTGGCGAATCTGGTAGCAGTGACCCGCCTGTTATGGGCGGCTCGACAACAACAGCCAGTGGCATCGCCACGCTGGATGCAGATCTACCGGCAGAGCCGGGAATGGGCCATGACCGATATTTTTCTGCTTGGCATCCTGATTTCCATGACCAAGCTTGGCGATCTGGCCTCGATCACGCCGGGTGCCGGTATCGTTTGTCTGGGCATGGCGGTGGTGTTGCGCCTGATTGTGGAAACCCTGGCCCAGCCGGATCAGCTACAACGGCAGATAGCCCTGCACAATGACGAGGGTGCCCATGGTGAATGAATCCCGCACTCTCTGCTGGGCGCTGCTGATCGCCGCGCTGGTCTGGCTGGTACCTGCCAACCTGTTGCCGATCATGACGGTGACCCAGGGCGGGCGCAGCAAGACCAGCACCATTGCCGATGGCATCTGGCAGTTGTTCGAAGCAGGGATGCCCGGCATCGCCATCATTGTCATGGTGGCCAGTTTGCTGGTGCCCTTGTTCAAGGTGTTGGTGCTGGCGGTTGTCTACTGGCGGGCACCGCATGAAACCGACCCGTTGCTGAGCACGCGGGCCTACCGGCTGGTGTACTGGATTGGTCGCTGGTCCATGCTCGATGTGTTTGTTGTGGCGCTGCTGGCAGCGCTGGTGGAATTTGGCAATCTGGCCAGTGTGAAGCCTGAGCCCGGTATTCTGGCGTTTGCTCTGGCGGTGGTGTTGACCATGTTGTCTGCCCACGCGTTCTCGCCTGGGCAGCTCTGGATGAAGACCATCCCCGATCAACGTGGAGTCTGAGAATGGAAACACCTGAAGTG
Proteins encoded in this window:
- a CDS encoding DEAD/DEAH box helicase; protein product: MSTFAELNLHERLVRALSEMDITEPTPVQASAIPEALAGHDLRVIARTGSGKTAAFLLPLLNGLLQHSRPRTDTRALILLPTRELAQQTLKQVEALARYTFVKAELVTGGEDFKVQAAKMRKNPEILIGTPGRLIEHLEAGNLLLGDLEVLVLDESDRMLDMGFSDDVLRLAAECRTERQTLLFSATRGGNAMDRVVENVLREPKFLLLDTVRDLNESILQQVITADDVAHKERLVQWLLAHETYDKAVIFTNTREQADRLGGVLRATSHKVFVLHGEKDQKDRKLAMDRLKDGGVRVLVATDVAARGIHVEGLDLVINFDMPRSGDEYVHRIGRTGRVGGEGTAISLIAAHEWNLMASIQRYLRQQFDFRVIEPLKGKFLGPKKLKSNGKAAGSKKKKLKKKTDAKKGGKKPLKKKAPAKKPAARRSQKPAAPDTQGGFATVKKRKNPGPID
- a CDS encoding recombination-associated protein RdgC, giving the protein MWIKNLIVYLGDEPFSFSVAELDEILASNRCQPCGSQTLRTEGFVPPLKGQDPMAYAVDGFIYCTYQETTRLLPGPVIKEMLDEKVEAIQDEEGRKVGRKEKAELKEQITFELMPRAFTRSRRTNLLIDIECKRVLVDASSATRAEEVVACLRKAIGTLPVAYPAPNSAPYTSFSNWLRDTKLLPEGFTLGDRCELKGTKDEGAAVKFTAVDLGQEEILAHLETGMVVTRINLAWQDNLELDVNDKLEIKRIKALDLLQENIDSLDAEDAVAELEARISLQGNVLREALDGMLGYFEVNPA
- a CDS encoding DUF1653 domain-containing protein, translated to MSEIKPGRYRHYKGNDYQVIGTATHSETEETLVVYFPLYGDRALWVRPLSMFIETVEKEGEVIPRFAWVGE
- a CDS encoding paraquat-inducible protein A translates to MPSDREVSLSRRPLRQPDVLHCPDCHTRLALPSGKGRGSWRCPRCDCQLSGAWRLKPDSLLALSLATAFLWVPALTLPLLRLENLGLDNSASLLDCIVALMHGVYLPAGLLLLFTLLIMPLANLVAVTRLLWAARQQQPVASPRWMQIYRQSREWAMTDIFLLGILISMTKLGDLASITPGAGIVCLGMAVVLRLIVETLAQPDQLQRQIALHNDEGAHGE
- a CDS encoding paraquat-inducible protein A, coding for MVNESRTLCWALLIAALVWLVPANLLPIMTVTQGGRSKTSTIADGIWQLFEAGMPGIAIIVMVASLLVPLFKVLVLAVVYWRAPHETDPLLSTRAYRLVYWIGRWSMLDVFVVALLAALVEFGNLASVKPEPGILAFALAVVLTMLSAHAFSPGQLWMKTIPDQRGV
- a CDS encoding alpha/beta fold hydrolase, whose translation is MTEKLSPPALRLLLGESRALLAYGRYLVKGLEHRQLPAGNGEPVLVLPGFGASDVSTRPLRRSLSRLGYSSYGWAQGTNTGMNNKRRGLLASQLQAIQARHGQPVALVGWSLGGVFARELARAFPEHVSRVFTLGSPINHDPDANNVSALFRWLNPQHNPDLDAFRERIAAPPVPCTAIYTRDDGIVSWQCCLENEGPLTDNVEVAGTHVGLPWNPQVLAAIAERLARGA
- a CDS encoding ATP-dependent zinc protease → MQKTLIALTSLLLLCGTSQAMARKAVEPKNVYGWVEHTTLLPWGVKLKAKLDSGALTSSLHAIDVQTFERDGEKWVRFTVNVKDLDSGKMVAKTFEKPRFRRVLIRGAGGEERRPVVLMQLCMGDTLYEEQFTLNDRSDMNYPVLLGRRTLSHLGYLDVTETFLHNPTCTEESTVKQHKEEDDDEDIHD